From the genome of Amycolatopsis camponoti:
GGACGCGCCGAACTGGGGCGTCGCGATCAGCTACCCGCTGGCCACGCTGCTGATCGCGCACACCGCGGCCGGGGCGTTCAAGGACGCGGCGGCGATCCTGCGGCACCCGCTGCCGGACGCGGCGTGGGGGACCCTGGGCGGCGTCCGGTACCTGCGGGCCCGCGGGCACTTCCACCTGGCGACCAACCGTGGCCTCGCGGCCGTGAGCGACCTGCAGCAGTGCCGCCGGATCCTGCACGAGCAGGACCTGGAGCTGCCGGCGGTCCTGCCGTGGCAGGCCGACCTCGCGGAGGCGAACCTCGGGCTGGGCAACACGGCCATCGCCGTCGAGCTGGCCCGGCAGTCACTGGCCGGCCCGGTGGACGCGTACTCGCGCGGGTCCGCGCTGCGGGTGCTGGCCCTGGCCGGCGACGCGGCGGCCCGCCCGGGGCTGCTGAACCGGGCGGCGGAGGCGTTCAAGGCGTCCGGCGACCGGCTGGAGCTGGCGAAGACGATGCGCACGATCAACCACCTGAGCCAGCGCGCGGAGCGAGCGGGAAGCCTGGTGAAAGCGGTGCACGTGCCGCGCCAGGGCCGGTCCCGGCCGGCGGTTCCCCGCCCGGTGGCGCGCCCCGAGCCGGCGTCGCCGTCGGCGTCCGTGCTGAGCGAGGCGGAGCTGCGGGTGGCCGAGCTGGCCGTGGAGGGCCGGACGAACCGGCAGATCGCGGAGACGCTGTACATCACGGTGAGCACGGTGGAGCAGCACCTGACCCGGGTGTACCGCAAGCTGGGCGTGGCCGGCCGGGCCGCGCTGGCCGGCGAGTTCGCCGACGCCGAGGGCGGACAGTGAACGTGCTGCTGACCGAGGCCGAGCTGCGGGTCGCCGAGCTGGCCGCGGACGCGACGGGCATCGAGGCGATCGCGGAGGTGCTGGGGGTGCGGCCAGAGGACGCGGCGGGGGTTTTGGAGACGGTGTACCGGAAGCTGGGCCCGGCAAAGCGGTAAAGCCGTGAAGGCCACCATGGGATCCATGGTGGCCTTCACGGCTTCGCGCAGACGCGGCTCAGGAACCGCGCTGGTCCGCCACCACCGCGGCGATGATGTCGTCCAGCGTGCGGGTCGGGGAGAACCCGATCTGCCCCAACGCCTTCTCGCAGTTCGGGATGCGGCGCTGCATGTCCTCGTACCCGTCGCCGTACGCCTCCTCGTACGGCACCTTCGCGATCGTGCTCGCCGAGCCGGTCGCCGAGATCACGCGCTCGGCGAGCTGGGCGATCGTCGTCTGCTCGGTGCTGCCGAGGTTGAACACGTTGCTGTACGCGGATTCGTCGGACAGCAGCGCCACCAGCGCCGGGACGACGTCGTGGACGTGGCAGAAGCAGCGCGTCTGCTGGCCGTCGCCGAAGACCGTGATCGGTTCGCCGGCCAGTGCCTGCTTCACGAAGCGGGGGATGACCATGCCGTAACGGCCCGTCTGGCGGGGGCCGACCGTGTTGAACGGGCGGACGATCACCGTGCGGAGGCCGTGCTCGACCGCGTACAGGTACGCGAACGTCTCGTCCAGCGCCTTGGCCTCGGCGTAGGACCAGCGGTTCTTCAGCGGCGAGCCGATGATCCGGTCGGCGTCCTCGGTGAGGCCGTCGGCGGCGTT
Proteins encoded in this window:
- a CDS encoding NAD-dependent epimerase/dehydratase family protein, which encodes MRYLITGGAGFIGSHLTEHLLERGHEVVALDNLSTGTLDNLAGVRDHHGFRFVRGSVTDPSAVEACMAGIDAIFHLAAAVGVFTILDKTMESLRTNLHGTETMLDAALQHDVPILVASTSEIYGKNAADGLTEDADRIIGSPLKNRWSYAEAKALDETFAYLYAVEHGLRTVIVRPFNTVGPRQTGRYGMVIPRFVKQALAGEPITVFGDGQQTRCFCHVHDVVPALVALLSDESAYSNVFNLGSTEQTTIAQLAERVISATGSASTIAKVPYEEAYGDGYEDMQRRIPNCEKALGQIGFSPTRTLDDIIAAVVADQRGS